In Nymphaea colorata isolate Beijing-Zhang1983 chromosome 5, ASM883128v2, whole genome shotgun sequence, one genomic interval encodes:
- the LOC116255322 gene encoding uncharacterized protein C24B11.05-like, with product MEYEDQYLRVHTPKYDCLFFDLDDTLYPISSGLAASCRKNIEDYMVEKLGIEESKIADMGTTLYKKYGTTLAGLTAIGYKINYDEYHRYVHGRLPYDKLKPDPVLRSLLLSIPVRKLIFTNADKIHAAKALHRLGLEDCFEGIICFETLNDVNDSNENADCGFQCQNDIFDILAVEPNAEIPATPVMCKPMKDAYDQAIKIANVDPHRTIFFDDSVRNIQSGKLAGLNTVLVGNSARVKGADFCLENIHNLKEALPALWEGKEKAEKVRYPAGVAIETSVTA from the exons ATGGAATACGAGGACCAATACCTGCGCGTTCACACACCTAAGTATGATTGTCTCTTTTTTG ATCTGGATGATACCCTGTATCCAATAAGCTCTGGTTTGGCTGCTTCATGTCGCAAGAACATTGAAG ATTATATGGTTGAAAAGCTTGGAATAGAGGAAAGCAAGATAGCCGACATGGGAACCACATTGTATAAAAAGTATGGGACGACGTTGGCAGGCCTTACG GCTATTGGCTATAAAATTAACTACGATGAATATCACAG ATACGTACACGGAAGGTTGCCATATGACAAACTCAAACCAGATCCAGTGCTGCGAAGCTTGCTACTTAGTATACCTGTACGGAAACTG ATATTCACGAACGCTGATAAGATCCATGCTGCCAAAGCACTGCACCGGCTTGGTTTGGAAGACTGTTTTGAAGGAATCATATGCTTTGAAACACTGAATGACGTGAATGATTCAAATGAGAACGCAGATTGTGGCTTTCAATGccaaaatgatatttttgataTCCTTGCCGTGGAGCCCAACGCCGAGATCCCTGCTACTCCCGTTATGTGCAAGCCAATGAAAGATGCCTACGATCAGGCCATTAAAATAGCCAATGTTGATCCTCACCGGACA ATATTCTTTGACGACAGTGTCCGCAACATCCAGTCTGGAAAACTTGCAGGACTTAACACAGTACTG GTTGGAAATTCTGCTCGAGTAAAAGGTGCAGATTTCTGCCTGGAGAACATCCATAACCTCAAGGAAGCACTGCCTGCTCTCTGGGAAGGCAAAGAGAAGGCAGAGAAGGTCCGCTACCCTGCTGGTGTTGCCATAGAGACATCAGTGACTGCTTAG
- the LOC116254942 gene encoding uncharacterized protein LOC116254942 — MSSVKDVDTNEKEHLEGTEGTDLTANKDNEPDTTPNFDEEAMLKKKYGGILPKKPPLISKDHERAFFDSADWALGKQGAPKGPLEALRPKLQPTPHQEVRSRRSAYAPADGEDTGHISSEEAGSNQ, encoded by the exons ATGTCTTCTGTAAAGGATGTCGATACCAATGAAAAGGAACATCTAGAAGGCACTGAGGGCACTGACCTGACAGCGAACAAAGATAATGAGCCTGATACAACCCCTAATTTTGATGAG GAGGCAATGCTCAAGAAAAAGTACGGAGGGATTTTACCCAAGAAGCCTCCATTGATTTCCAAG GACCATGAACGTGCCTTCTTTGATTCTGCTGATTGGGCTTTGGGAAAG CAAGGAGCACCTAAGGGACCACTGGAAGCTCTACGGCCAAAACTTCAG CCTACGCCTCACCAAGAAGTACGATCAAGGAGATCTGCTTATGCTCCTGCCGATGGAGAAG ACACAGGACACATTTCTTCTGAGGAAGCAGGCAGCAATCAGTAA
- the LOC116254294 gene encoding ATP-dependent zinc metalloprotease FTSH 8, mitochondrial-like translates to MIFLRVGRLIARSARARVEKASAFGDYGARSALFGNLAPEATSFEGIPVYLYGSSVGLGFGRSFLTSVGGARELPRNSHRVSGFIAANSITVRNFCSEEPKRKNYENFYPKEKKEIPKGNDQRKSESKDDSNADEGSFQDGTVKQFQNYLTPLLVLGLMLSSFSFGPRDQKQISFQEFKNKLLEPGLVDHIVVSNKSVAKVYVKNSAAITTQSKDDDLLGHTTEAPASKGGSGSHYRYFINIGSVESFEEKLEEAQEMLGIDPHDYVPVTYVSEVVWYQELLKFSPTALVLGTIFYLGRRMPGGFGIGGSGGKGGRGIFNIGKAHVTKFDKNSKNKIFFKDVAGCDEAKQEIMEFVHFLKNPKKYEQLGAKIPKGALLVGPPGTGKTLLAKATAGESGVPFLSISGSDFMEMFVGVGPSRVRNLFVEARQCAPSIIFIDEIDAIGRARGRGGFSGANDERESTLNQLLVEMDGFGTTSGVVVLAGTNRPDILDKALLRPGRFDRQITIDKPDIKGRDQIFQIYLKKIKLDNSPTYYSQRLAALTPGFAGADIANVCNEAALIAARNEVTQVTMDHFEAAIDRIIGGLEKKNKVISKLERRTVAYHESGHAVAGWFLEHAEPLLKVTIVPRGSAALGFAQYVPNENLLMTKEQLFDMTCMTLGGRASEEVLIGRISTGAQNDLEKVTKMTYAQVAVYGFSDKVGLVSFPQREDTFEMTKPYSSKTGAMIDNEVREWVDKAYKRTVQLIKDHKEQVAQIAELLLEKEVLHQDDLIRVLGERPFKSREPTNYDLFREGFQEEEEKNKQGQENTVVEDDAPSIDGTVVPT, encoded by the exons ATGATTTTCCTCAGAGTCGGTCGGTTGATCGCCAGGTCTGCGCGTGCCCGCGTCGAAAAG GCAAGTGCGTTTGGTGATTATGGTGCGCGGTCCGCATTGTTCGGGAATCTGGCGCCGGAAGCGACTTCCTTCGAGGGGATTCCGGTGTATCTTTATGGGAGCAGCGTCGGACTTGGGTTCGGGAGGAGCTTTCTGACCTCCGTTGGTGGTGCAAGGGAGTTGCCTAGGAACTCGCACCGTGTCTCTGGTTTCATTGCCGCGAACTCTATAACTGTGCGGAATTTCTGCAGCGAAGAGCCCAAAAGAAAGA ATTATGAGAACTTTTAcccaaaagagaagaaggaaattcCTAAAGGAAACGATCAAAGGAAGTCTGAGTCTAAAG ATGACTCCAATGCAGATGAAGGAAGTTTTCAAGATGGTACTGTAAAGCAATTCCAAAATTATCTAACACCACTTTTAGTTCTTGGATTGATGctgtcatctttttcttttggtccgCGTGATCAGAAGCAG ATAAGTTTTCAAGAGTTCAAAAACAAACTTCTGGAACCTGGTTTGGTGGATCATATTGTTGTTTCAAACAAATCAGTTGCAAAAGTGTATGTGAAGAATTCTGCAGCCATTACCACTCAATCCAAGGATGATGATTTATTGGGGCATACAACTGAAGCTCCTGCAAGCAAAGGAGGAAGTGGCAGTCACTATAGGTATTTCATCAATATTGGCAGTGTTGAGTCTTTTGAAGAAAAGCTGGAGGAAGCGCAGGAGATGTTGGGCATTGACCCACATGATTATGTTCCTGTAACTTATGTATCTGAAGTGGTTTGGTATCAAGAATTACTAAAATTTTCTCCTACAGCTCTGGTTCTGGGAACAATATTTTATTTAGGAAGAAGAATGCCAGGTGGATTTGGCATTGGTGGGAGTGGTGGAAAAGGAGGACGTGGGATATTTAACATTGGAAAAGCTCATGTTACTAAATTTGACAAGAACTCGAAGAACAAG ATATTTTTCAAAGATGTAGCTGGTTGTGATGAGGCAAAGCAAGAAATTATGGAGTTTGTGCATTTcctaaaaaatccaaaaaaatatgaGCAATTGGGAGCTAAAATTCCAAAAGGCGCTCTTCTTGTTGGTCCTCCTGGAACAGGGAAAACTCTTCTTGCTAAGGCAACTGCAGGTGAATCAGGCGTGCCATTTCTATCTATTTCTGGTTCAGATTTCATGGAGATGTTTGTTGGAGTTGGACCATCCAGAGTGAGGAACTTGTTTGTGGAAGCTAGACAATGCGCACCTAGcataatttttattgatgaaatTGATGCAATTGGCCGAGCAAGGGGACGTGGAGGTTTTAGTGGTGCCAATGATGAACGAGAGAGTACTCTAAATCAGCTGCTCGTAGAAATGGATGGATTTGGAACAACCTCTGGTGTTGTTGTTCTTGCTGGCACCAACAGGCCAGATATTTTAGATAAGGCTCTATTAAGACCTGGTCGGTTTGATCGTCAGATTACAATTGATAAGCCTGATATTAAAGGACGTGATCAGATATTTCAGAtctacttgaaaaaaataaagcttGATAACAGCCCAACTTACTATTCTCAAAGATTAGCGGCACTTACACCTGGATTTGCTGGAGCAGACATAGCTAACGTGTGTAATGAAGCCGCCCTTATTGCAGCAAGGAATGAAGTCACACAGGTTACAATGGACCATTTTGAGGCTGCTATTGATAGGATAATTGGTGGtttggagaagaaaaataag GTAATAAGCAAGCTTGAGCGCCGAACTGTTGCATATCATGAATCAGGCCACGCTGTTGCTGGTTGGTTTTTGGAGCATGCAGAACCTCTTCTTAAAGTCACAATTGTTCCTCGTGGTAGTGCAGCTCTAGGATTTGCCCAATATGTGCCGAATGAGAACCTTCTGATGACCAAAGAGCAGCTTTTTGATATGACTTGCATGACTCTTGGTGGTCGTGCATCTGAAGAG GTTCTTATAGGGAGAATTTCAACTGGAGCACAGAATGACCTGGAGAAGGTGACGAAAATGACATATGCTCAAGTTGCTGTTTATGGTTTCAGTGACAAAGTGGGTCTTGTGTCATTTCCGCAAAGAGAAGATACATTTGAAATGACAAAGCCTTATAGCAGCAAGACCGGGGCAATGATTGATAATGAGGTGCGGGAGTGGGTGGACAAGGCTTACAAGCGCACAGTGCAGCTAATTAAGGATCACAAGGAGCAAGTGGCACAGATTGCAGAGCTGCTGCTGGAGAAGGAGGTTTTGCACCAAGATGATTTGATACGGGTTCTTGGTGAGCGGCCTTTCAAGTCAAGAGAGCCAACGAACTATGACCTGTTCCGCGAAGGTTTccaagaagaggaggagaagaataAGCAGGGGCAAGAAAACACCGTTGTAGAGGATGACGCTCCCTCGATAGATGGCACAGTAGTTCCTACATAA
- the LOC116255308 gene encoding protein FIZZY-RELATED 3, translated as MEATEKKKSSLNLPVGMSQTSLNLETTNFSRFSTYTSPSKTTYSDRFIPCRTSSRFETFSLVDKPSPVKEGGNDAYVRLLRSELLGIDSVTSSPSAQSSPMSPNKNIFRFKTEHSNPSSPYTQSSIGYQASSTVEVATPPKAPRKIPKTPHKVLDAPSLQDDFYLNLVDWSSQNVLAVGLGTCVYLWTAATSKVTKLCDLGHRDSVCSVQWTKEGSYLAVGTSHGDVQIWDGSRCKKVRSMDGHQTRTGVLAWSSCILSSGSRDRNILQHDIRVPNNFVSKLVGHKSEVCGLKWSHDDRELASGGNDNQLLIWNLQSQQPHLRLTEHTAAVKAISWSPHQSGLLASGGGTADRCIRFWNTANSNQINFIDTGSQVCNLLWSKNVNEIVSTHGYSQNQIMVWKYPSMQKVATLTGHTLRVLYLSISPDGQTIVTGAGDETLRFWNVFPSAKSQAQVRDSGVWSLGRTHIR; from the exons ATGGAAGccacagagaagaagaaatcgAGCTTGAACCTTCCTGTTGGGATGTCACAGACTTCCCTTAACCTTGAGACCACGAATTTCTCGCGCTTCTCGACCTATACATCCCCTTCGAAGACAACCTACAGCGACAGATTCATCCCCTGCAGGACCTCTTCTCGgtttgaaactttttctctGGTTGACAAGCCATCCCCTGTGAAGGAAGGCGGTAATGACGCCTACGTCAGGTTGCTGAGATCCGAGCTCCTCGGCATCGACTCTGTGACGAGTTCGCCGTCTGCTCAGAGTTCTCCGATGAGCCCCAACAAGAACATCTTCAGATTCAAGACCGAGCATTCCAACCCCAGCTCGCCATACACTCAGTCCTCCATTGGGTACCAGGCCAGCAGCACAGTGGAGGTGGCGACGCCTCCGAAGGCGCCCCGTAAGATTCCTAAGACGCCACACAAG gtTTTGGATGCTCCCTCTCTGCAAGATGACTTTTATCTCAACCTTGTGGATTGGTCTTCTCAGAATGTCCTTGCAGTTGGATTGGGAACTTGTGTTTATCTATGGACAGCAGCAACCAGCAAA GTAACCAAACTGTGTGACTTGGGGCACAGGGATAGTGTATGTTCAGTCCAATGGACTAAGGAAGGCTCCTATCTTGCTGTTGGTACAAGTCATGGTGATGTCCAA ATATGGGATGGCTCTCGCTGCAAAAAGGTCCGAAGCATGGACGGCCATCAGACAAGAACAGGCGTACTAGCGTGGAGTTCATGTATCCTATCATCTGGCAGTAGAGACAGGAACATCCTTCAACACGACATTCGTGTTCCTAATAACTTTGTCAGCAAGCTTGTTGGTCACAAATCTGAG GTATGTGGTCTAAAATGGTCCCATGATGACAGGGAACTTGCATCAGGTGGAAATGACAATCAG CTCTTGATATGGAATCTGCAGTCACAACAGCCACATCTGAGGCTCACAGAACATACCGCTGCTGTGAAGGCCATTTCTTGGTCACCTCATCAGAGTGGGCTTCTTGCATCGGGAGGGGGAACTGCTGACCGTTGCATTCGCTTCTGGAATACTGCAAACAGCaatcaaataaattttatagACACGGGTAGCCAG GTTTGCAATCTTCTGTGGAgcaaaaatgtcaatgaaatAGTAAGCACTCATGGGTATTCGCAGAACCAGATCATGGTGTGGAAGTATCCTAGTATGCAAAAG GTTGCAACACTGACTGGACACACTCTAAGAGTGCTCTATTTGTCTATTTCACCAGATGGGCAG ACAATCGTCACCGGGGCAGGCGATGAGACACTGAGATTTTGGAATGTCTTCCCTTCTGCAAAAAGTCAg GCCCAAGTACGTGATAGTGGAGTTTGGTCTTTGGGGCGAACACATATTAGATGA